A single Carettochelys insculpta isolate YL-2023 chromosome 2, ASM3395843v1, whole genome shotgun sequence DNA region contains:
- the LOC142008636 gene encoding LOW QUALITY PROTEIN: putative 2-ketogluconate reductase (The sequence of the model RefSeq protein was modified relative to this genomic sequence to represent the inferred CDS: deleted 1 base in 1 codon), with product MEEEELPYVLIDTIGGTGGVQEDHVGFLKKHFNLITMKEFLENKRDLSEKIKAIYMWWFTPAANRELLHSLPNLKVIASAGAGVDHLDLKLLSSFGVKVVNTPFVVSNATADLGMALMLASARRIVEGCQIAVSPDTEYFAIDWLGDEVTGATLGIIGMGSIGYKVAKRAKAFEMKILYHNRNRRKEEEERAVDAIYCKNIEDLLQQSDFVMLVVNLTSQTEKLIGKRELELMKPTATLINISRGLVVDQDALVEALQTGVIKAAALDVTYPEPLPRNHPLLTLKNVLLTPHLGSATINSRQLMMKHMVEGILAALNGLPILNEVIP from the exons ATGGAAGAGGAAGAGCTGCCTTATGTGTTGATAGACACTATAGGTGGGACAGGTGGAGTGCAAGAGGACCATGTAGGGTTCCTGAAGAAACATTTTAACCTTATCACTATGAAGGAATTTCTTGAAAACAAACGCGACCTCAGTGAAAAGATCAAAGCCATTTACATGTGGTGGTTCACACCAGCTGCTAACCGGGAGCTTCTCCATAGTTTGCCTAACTTAAAGGTGATTGCAtctgctggggcaggagtggaTCATCTGGATTTGAAACTGCTCTCCAGCTTTGGAGTGAAAGTCGTCAACACTCCTTTTGTTGTCTCCAATGCCACTGCAGATCTGGGGATGGCTTTAATGTTGGCGTCTGCCAGGAGAATAGTGGAAG gttGTCAGATTGCAGTTTCCCCAGACACTGAGTACTTTGCTATTGACTGGCTGGGAGATGAAGTCACGGGAGCTACTCTGGGCATCATCGGCATGGGCAGCATTGGGTATAAGGTGGCCAAGAGGGCCAAagcttttgaaatgaaaattctTTATCACAACAGGAACCGGAG aaaagaggaagaggaaCGAGCTGTTGATGCTATCTATTGTAAAAACATAGAAGACTTGCTCCAGCAGTCAGACTTTGTGATGTTGGTCGTGAACCTTACGTCTCAGACAGAAAAACTGATTGGGAAGAGGGAGTTAGAGCTGATGAAACCCACTGCTACTCTCATTAACATTAGCAGAG GTCTTGTAGTTGATCAGGATGCATTGGTGGAAGCACTTCAAACTGGAGTTATTAAAGCTGCTGCTTTGGATGTGACGTACCCTGAACCTCTGCCGAG GAACCATCCTTTGTTAACATTAAAGAATGTTCTTTTAACTCCTCATCTCGGAAGTGCTACTATAAATTCTCGTCAGCTCATGATGAAGCATATGGTTGAAGGCATATTGGCTGCTCTTAATGGT CTCCCTATCCTTAATGAAGTAATTCCCTAA